A region of Planctomycetia bacterium DNA encodes the following proteins:
- a CDS encoding integrase has product MGIVFRQMVTRPLPAGARIVTRGRRRVAVWTDADGRKHEARATGPRATRPGIVVEATTFTAQYRDADGRKRRVATGCRDRVVARAVLADLERRAELERRGVLRPGEGRVADHADTPVADHVAAYLAALAARRGKGARRSVAPRHVANVRHALQLVVEACGWRRLRDLDREAVERWVARRLDEPSPPAPRTVNAKLKSLTAWGNWLVGEGRLGSNPFARLRPLDEADDVRRQRRALTGDELRRLLTVARLRPVAEFGRQTIRVVDHGRPRGSRATWKRSPLTFDDLAAAVERGRGRLRPDVLARLERAGRERAMVYATLVTTGLRRGELAALTVADVRLDDPQPILVLPGAVAKNGQRATMPLRPDVAAELRAWIDERADGVCRARVGIAGTVSIPGDAPLFDVPVALVKILDRDMAAAGIPKRDDRGRTVDVHALRHTFASHLVAAGVAPRVAQAALRHSSLDLTMQHYTDPRLLDVAGALAALPSLPAADSTPAEGRATGTDGGGAVTPPVTPFSAGRGRKRSDSDGNAGCAADGQTKRKAMKTRLLTAETQILPTGIEPVTFSSGG; this is encoded by the coding sequence ATGGGAATCGTTTTCCGCCAGATGGTGACGCGGCCCCTACCTGCCGGGGCGCGGATCGTGACGCGAGGGCGGCGCCGCGTGGCGGTGTGGACCGATGCCGATGGCCGGAAGCATGAAGCCCGGGCGACCGGCCCACGGGCGACCCGGCCCGGGATCGTCGTCGAGGCGACCACGTTCACGGCCCAGTATCGGGACGCCGACGGTCGCAAGCGGCGCGTGGCGACCGGCTGCCGGGATCGTGTCGTGGCCCGGGCCGTGCTCGCGGACCTGGAGCGGCGCGCCGAACTGGAGCGGCGGGGCGTGCTGCGGCCCGGGGAGGGGCGAGTGGCCGACCATGCCGATACCCCCGTGGCCGATCACGTCGCGGCCTATCTCGCGGCCCTCGCCGCCCGGCGCGGGAAGGGAGCCCGGCGGAGCGTGGCCCCGCGGCACGTCGCCAACGTGCGGCACGCGCTGCAGCTCGTCGTCGAGGCGTGCGGGTGGCGACGGCTCCGCGACCTCGACCGGGAAGCCGTCGAGCGGTGGGTGGCGCGGCGGCTCGACGAGCCGAGCCCGCCGGCCCCGCGGACGGTCAATGCCAAGCTCAAGTCGCTCACCGCGTGGGGAAACTGGCTCGTTGGGGAAGGCCGTCTCGGTTCCAACCCCTTCGCCCGACTGCGGCCGCTGGACGAAGCCGACGACGTGCGCCGCCAGCGGCGAGCCCTCACGGGTGACGAGCTGCGGCGGCTGCTCACGGTGGCCCGCCTGCGGCCCGTGGCGGAGTTTGGCCGGCAGACGATCCGGGTCGTCGATCACGGCCGACCCCGGGGCTCCCGGGCGACGTGGAAACGCTCGCCGCTCACGTTCGACGACCTCGCGGCGGCGGTGGAGCGTGGGCGGGGGCGGCTGCGGCCCGACGTGCTCGCGCGGCTGGAGCGGGCCGGCCGCGAGCGGGCGATGGTCTACGCGACGCTCGTGACGACCGGCCTACGCAGGGGCGAGCTGGCCGCGCTGACCGTTGCCGACGTTCGGCTCGACGACCCGCAGCCCATACTCGTTCTGCCGGGGGCGGTCGCGAAGAATGGCCAGCGCGCGACGATGCCTCTGCGGCCCGACGTGGCCGCGGAGCTGCGGGCGTGGATCGACGAGCGGGCCGACGGGGTTTGCCGGGCGCGGGTCGGGATCGCGGGCACCGTGTCGATTCCCGGGGACGCCCCCCTATTCGACGTTCCCGTGGCCCTCGTGAAGATTCTCGACCGCGATATGGCCGCGGCCGGCATCCCGAAACGGGATGATCGGGGCCGCACCGTGGACGTTCACGCGTTGCGGCATACGTTCGCGTCTCACCTCGTCGCGGCGGGCGTGGCCCCGCGGGTGGCCCAAGCAGCCCTCCGCCACTCGTCGCTCGACCTCACGATGCAGCACTACACCGACCCGCGGCTTCTGGACGTGGCGGGGGCACTTGCCGCCCTACCGTCCCTGCCGGCCGCCGACTCGACCCCTGCGGAGGGGAGGGCGACGGGGACCGACGGGGGTGGCGCCGTTACACCTCCCGTTACACCCTTTTCTGCCGGAAGGGGTCGGAAACGGTCGGATTCTGACGGAAACGCAGGCTGTGCCGCCGATGGCCAGACGAAGCGAAAAGCCATGAAAACAAGGCTTCTCACGGCAGAAACTCAAATACTCCCGACAGGGATCGAACCTGTAACCTTCAGCTCCGGAGGCTGA